A genome region from Erigeron canadensis isolate Cc75 chromosome 3, C_canadensis_v1, whole genome shotgun sequence includes the following:
- the LOC122591467 gene encoding EG45-like domain containing protein, producing MGSVTRVLVLLSMVACLTSIAHAIAGEATYYTVHTTPSSCYGYEDRGNMIAAANSGLFANKAACGRRYRITCTGPRSCKGGSVDVTIVDLCPACAANGFDLSQEAFSAIADLGVGRINIDYTPI from the exons aTGGGTTCCGTGACTCGAGTCCTTGTTTTACTTAGCATGGTTGCATGTCTCACCTCTATAGCCCATGCAATTGCTGGTGAAGCCACATATTATACTGTGCACACTACTC cATCTTCATGTTATGGTTATGAAGACCGTGGAAATATGATTGCGGCCGCGAATAGTGGCTTGTTTGCCAATAAGGCGGCATGTGGAAGGAGGTACAGGATCACCTGTACCGGCCCGAGATCATGCAAAGGTGGTAGTGTTGATGTTACAATTGTTGATCTTTGTCCAGCATGTGCGGCAAATGGTTTTGATCTTTCACAAGAGGCATTTTCAGCTATTGCTGATCTTGGTGTTGGAAGAATTAACATTGATTATACCCC GATATGA